In Psychrobium sp. MM17-31, a single window of DNA contains:
- the rpoZ gene encoding DNA-directed RNA polymerase subunit omega, with protein MARVTVEDALDQVGNRFDLILTAARRARQLANGGQDALVDEENDKPTVIALREIEKGLVTNETMDECERVVQREQEAAELAAVAAIAEGRISE; from the coding sequence ATGGCTCGCGTAACAGTTGAAGATGCTTTAGATCAAGTTGGCAACCGTTTTGATTTAATCCTAACAGCAGCACGTCGTGCTCGTCAGTTAGCAAACGGCGGCCAAGACGCTCTAGTAGACGAAGAAAACGATAAACCAACAGTAATTGCACTTCGTGAAATTGAAAAAGGTCTAGTGACCAACGAAACAATGGATGAGTGTGAGCGTGTGGTTCAACGCGAACAAGAAGCAGCAGAACTAGCTGCGGTAGCTGCCATTGCAGAAGGCCGTATCAGCGAGTAA
- the recG gene encoding ATP-dependent DNA helicase RecG, translated as MLHRTSMLTSPLTDLKGVGDKMAQRLEKIGLRTIEDMLFHLPSRYEDRTRLYFLNQLVPGDHVSFIATVEHSEITAGRRRMLICTVSDDFGRATLIFFNFAASQRNALQPGRQIRCFGEIKRGSRGIEIIHPEYKFVDEYSQIETQESLTAIYPTTDGVKQITMRNIAQQAMSYLQRYEITDLLPPNLYAEQSTLKEALLYIHQPPPEADVELLTMGQHPMQQRLALEELIAHNLSMLQAKQQTQQLKSVIINPTNPLEEKLLAALPFSPTNAQQRVIGEIKQDMILEKPMMRLVQGDVSSGKTLVAALASLGPLSQGHQVVLMAPTELLAEQHAINFENWLAPLGLKVGWLAGKLKGKKREQTMTEIADGTINMIVGTHAVFQPDVHYHNLALVIIDEQHRFGVQQRLALREKGLHNNRYPHQLVMTATPIPRTLAMTAYADLDTSIIDELPPGRTPIKTVAIGDIRRDEVIERVKNACLNGRQSYWVCTLIDESEVLQCQAAEQTATELTQLLKDLKVGLVHGRMSAKEKQSVMDEFKQGDIHLLVATTVIEVGVDVPNASLMIIENPERLGLAQLHQLRGRVGRGSVESHCVLLYKTPLSFTANKRLGVLRETNDGFVIAQKDLEIRGPGEVLGTKQTGLADLKIADLVRDQQLVPQVDYLANQLLIHYPQWVAPIVKRWLGNKSHFSQA; from the coding sequence ATGTTACACCGCACCAGCATGCTAACTTCACCACTGACGGATCTTAAAGGCGTCGGTGACAAAATGGCCCAGCGTTTAGAAAAAATCGGCCTACGAACCATTGAAGATATGCTGTTTCACTTACCCAGCCGCTACGAAGACCGCACTCGCCTTTATTTCCTCAATCAGTTAGTGCCAGGCGATCATGTCAGCTTCATTGCCACAGTAGAACACAGCGAAATTACTGCGGGCCGCAGGCGAATGCTAATTTGCACCGTTAGCGATGATTTTGGTCGCGCGACACTAATATTTTTTAACTTTGCCGCTAGTCAGCGTAATGCATTACAACCCGGACGGCAGATCCGCTGTTTTGGTGAAATAAAACGTGGCAGCCGCGGCATAGAAATCATTCACCCCGAATATAAGTTCGTCGATGAATACAGTCAGATTGAAACCCAAGAATCACTGACTGCGATTTATCCAACTACTGACGGGGTAAAACAAATTACCATGCGCAATATTGCGCAGCAGGCAATGAGTTATTTGCAGCGTTATGAAATAACTGACTTGTTGCCACCAAATTTATACGCTGAGCAATCGACGCTTAAAGAAGCATTGCTTTATATTCACCAACCACCACCGGAAGCCGATGTAGAGCTATTGACCATGGGTCAACACCCAATGCAGCAGCGATTGGCACTTGAAGAGCTCATCGCCCACAATCTGTCGATGCTGCAAGCCAAACAACAAACACAGCAACTGAAATCGGTCATCATAAATCCAACTAATCCATTAGAAGAAAAGCTGTTAGCGGCATTACCCTTCTCGCCAACCAATGCGCAACAGCGAGTCATTGGTGAAATCAAACAGGATATGATATTAGAAAAACCCATGATGCGACTAGTGCAAGGTGATGTTAGTTCAGGTAAAACACTCGTTGCCGCACTTGCGTCTTTGGGACCACTATCTCAAGGCCATCAAGTCGTACTGATGGCGCCAACTGAGTTGCTGGCGGAGCAACACGCAATAAATTTCGAAAATTGGCTAGCACCACTGGGGCTCAAAGTCGGTTGGCTAGCGGGCAAACTCAAGGGCAAGAAGCGCGAACAAACCATGACTGAGATTGCCGACGGCACCATCAATATGATTGTGGGTACTCACGCAGTCTTTCAGCCAGATGTTCACTATCACAACTTAGCTTTGGTCATTATTGATGAACAACATCGCTTTGGTGTACAACAGCGATTAGCACTGCGTGAAAAAGGATTACACAATAATCGTTATCCACACCAACTTGTCATGACGGCAACGCCAATTCCGCGCACCTTAGCAATGACGGCTTATGCTGATCTCGACACCTCAATAATCGATGAGCTGCCACCAGGACGTACGCCAATAAAAACCGTTGCCATCGGTGACATCCGACGCGATGAGGTGATTGAGCGTGTTAAAAACGCTTGTCTCAATGGTCGCCAAAGTTACTGGGTGTGTACGCTAATCGATGAATCAGAAGTGCTGCAATGTCAGGCAGCTGAGCAAACTGCAACGGAACTAACTCAGTTATTAAAGGACTTAAAAGTAGGCTTAGTACACGGCCGAATGAGCGCGAAAGAAAAACAAAGTGTCATGGATGAGTTCAAGCAAGGTGACATTCATCTTCTGGTTGCTACAACTGTTATTGAAGTTGGCGTCGATGTTCCTAACGCCAGTTTAATGATTATTGAAAACCCTGAGCGACTTGGCTTGGCGCAACTGCACCAATTACGTGGTCGCGTCGGTCGTGGCAGCGTAGAAAGTCACTGTGTGTTGCTATACAAGACACCATTGTCGTTTACCGCTAATAAACGCTTGGGAGTGTTGCGAGAAACAAACGATGGCTTTGTTATCGCCCAAAAAGATTTAGAAATTCGAGGTCCCGGTGAAGTACTGGGCACCAAACAAACAGGATTGGCAGACTTAAAAATCGCAGATCTCGTGCGCGACCAACAACTGGTACCGCAAGTTGACTATCTAGCCAACCAACTATTAATACATTACCCACAATGGGTTGCGCCCATTGTTAAACGCTGGCTTGGCAACAAGAGTCACTTTAGCCAAGCCTAG
- the spoT gene encoding bifunctional GTP diphosphokinase/guanosine-3',5'-bis pyrophosphate 3'-pyrophosphohydrolase: MYLIENLVEVASSYLEPAQVEQIIEAYKVAHAAHEGQFRSSGEPYVTHPVAVCQILADMRLDHETLMAALLHDVIEDTEVTQEELAAQFGETVGELVEGVSKLDKLKFRDKKEAQAENFRKMMMAMVQDLRVILIKLADRTHNMRTLGSLRPDKRRRIARETLDIYAPIANRLGIHNIKYELEELGFKGLYPNRFRVLNEVVKHAKGNRKEVLENVKQEILGRLEEANIDAKIVGRQKNLYSIYNKMRSKEIQFEDVMDIYAFRIIVDDIDTCYRSLGAMHTLFKPRPGRFKDYIALPKANGYQSLHTSLLGPHGIPVEIQIRTDHMDQMADKGVAAHWVYKNDDSQGTTAQVRARRWVQSLLELQQSAGNSFEFIENVKTDLFPDEIYVFTPDGNLLELPAGSTPVDFAYAVHTDVGNACVGSRVNRQAYPLSQPLTSGQTVEIITAPGSQPNAAWLNFVVTARARSKIRNVLKNRHTQESIRLGRRLLKHAMGDIDLDTLDQERVAQVVKDTNNESFDELLSNIGLGNAMSFAIAHQLADGLMDADQQRVSIKGADGMLVSYAKCCRPIPGDPVIAHLSPGKGLVIHIESCANISGFEKEKDKYVHVEWDNDSEEEYVTRVRIEMINHQGILAAVTTAISKAGANIHSMNTEEKEGKIYMIDATISVNDRIHLANVFRRVRVLTDVIKVQRIKH; this comes from the coding sequence TTGTATCTAATAGAAAACCTTGTTGAGGTGGCATCCAGCTACCTCGAACCTGCTCAAGTCGAGCAAATCATTGAAGCTTACAAAGTCGCGCACGCGGCACACGAAGGTCAATTTCGCTCATCGGGCGAACCTTATGTAACTCACCCCGTCGCTGTTTGCCAAATTTTGGCAGACATGCGTCTCGATCATGAAACCTTAATGGCAGCTCTGCTGCACGATGTCATCGAAGATACCGAAGTCACTCAAGAAGAGCTGGCGGCGCAATTTGGTGAAACCGTAGGCGAATTGGTTGAAGGCGTTTCAAAGCTCGACAAGCTCAAATTCCGCGATAAAAAAGAAGCGCAAGCAGAGAACTTCCGCAAGATGATGATGGCGATGGTTCAAGACCTACGCGTTATCTTAATCAAACTTGCTGATCGCACGCACAACATGCGCACCTTGGGTTCTTTACGCCCTGACAAACGTCGCCGCATCGCGCGTGAAACACTAGATATTTACGCGCCAATTGCCAATCGCCTTGGTATTCACAACATTAAGTACGAACTCGAAGAATTAGGCTTTAAAGGCCTTTATCCAAATCGCTTCCGCGTACTGAACGAAGTTGTGAAACACGCCAAAGGCAACCGCAAAGAAGTTCTTGAAAACGTTAAACAGGAAATTCTCGGCCGTTTAGAAGAAGCCAATATCGATGCGAAGATTGTCGGCCGTCAAAAGAATCTCTACTCCATCTACAACAAGATGCGCAGTAAGGAAATTCAGTTTGAAGACGTGATGGATATTTACGCCTTCCGTATTATCGTTGACGATATCGATACCTGTTACCGCAGTCTAGGCGCTATGCACACCTTGTTTAAGCCACGTCCTGGTCGCTTCAAAGATTACATCGCTCTACCCAAAGCCAATGGCTATCAATCGCTCCACACTTCTTTACTTGGTCCACACGGTATTCCAGTAGAGATTCAAATCCGTACCGATCACATGGATCAAATGGCGGATAAAGGTGTTGCAGCGCATTGGGTCTACAAAAACGATGATTCACAAGGTACCACCGCGCAAGTTCGCGCTCGTCGCTGGGTTCAAAGCCTACTTGAATTACAACAAAGCGCCGGTAACTCTTTCGAATTTATCGAAAACGTTAAAACCGATTTATTCCCTGACGAAATCTACGTATTCACGCCAGATGGCAACTTGTTAGAACTGCCTGCAGGTTCAACGCCAGTCGACTTTGCTTATGCCGTACACACCGATGTCGGTAATGCTTGTGTTGGTTCTCGCGTCAATCGCCAAGCCTACCCACTGAGTCAACCACTGACCAGTGGTCAAACCGTTGAAATCATTACTGCACCAGGTTCACAGCCCAATGCAGCATGGCTAAATTTCGTGGTAACAGCTCGTGCGCGTTCTAAAATCAGAAACGTGCTGAAGAACCGTCACACGCAAGAATCTATTCGCTTAGGTCGTCGTCTACTCAAACACGCGATGGGCGATATCGATTTAGACACCCTAGATCAAGAGCGCGTGGCGCAGGTTGTTAAAGACACCAACAACGAATCCTTCGATGAACTGCTATCAAATATCGGCTTAGGCAACGCAATGAGCTTTGCCATTGCCCACCAGCTCGCCGATGGGCTAATGGATGCCGATCAACAACGCGTTTCAATTAAAGGTGCGGACGGCATGCTTGTGTCATACGCCAAGTGTTGTCGACCGATTCCTGGTGATCCTGTAATTGCTCACTTAAGCCCAGGTAAAGGCTTAGTGATTCACATCGAATCTTGTGCCAATATTTCTGGTTTTGAGAAAGAAAAAGACAAATACGTCCACGTTGAATGGGATAACGATAGCGAAGAAGAATACGTAACACGCGTACGCATCGAGATGATTAACCACCAAGGTATTCTAGCAGCAGTAACTACCGCTATCTCCAAAGCTGGTGCTAACATCCACTCGATGAACACCGAAGAGAAAGAAGGCAAGATTTACATGATTGACGCGACTATCAGCGTTAACGATCGCATCCATCTCGCCAACGTATTCCGCCGAGTGCGCGTATTAACCGACGTAATCAAAGTACAACGTATCAAACACTAA
- the gmk gene encoding guanylate kinase has product MAALGTLYIVSAPSGAGKSSLISALIQKNTNNDLQVSVSHTTRQPRPGEENGVHYHFVDVEQFKSLIDEGVFFEWAQVFDNYYGTSRTVIEEQLANGIDVFLDIDWQGARQVKELMPQAKGIFIMPPSRTELERRLVGRGTDSDEVIASRMQQAVSEMSHYDEYDYLIINDDFEQALVDFSAIINGNRLARAQQSLKHSDMLKDLLAQ; this is encoded by the coding sequence ATGGCCGCACTAGGCACCCTTTACATTGTTTCTGCCCCAAGTGGTGCAGGTAAATCGAGCTTAATTTCGGCATTGATTCAAAAGAATACCAACAACGATCTCCAAGTGTCCGTGTCTCACACCACCCGTCAACCACGTCCGGGAGAAGAAAACGGTGTTCACTATCACTTTGTAGACGTTGAGCAATTTAAATCACTAATCGATGAAGGCGTGTTTTTTGAGTGGGCGCAAGTATTCGATAATTACTACGGTACTTCACGCACTGTTATTGAAGAGCAATTGGCCAACGGCATCGATGTATTCTTAGATATCGACTGGCAAGGTGCTCGCCAAGTGAAAGAACTAATGCCACAAGCGAAAGGCATTTTCATTATGCCGCCATCGCGCACCGAGCTAGAGCGCCGTCTTGTAGGTCGTGGTACCGACAGTGATGAAGTGATCGCTTCGCGTATGCAACAAGCGGTAAGCGAAATGTCGCATTACGACGAATACGATTATTTGATTATTAATGATGATTTCGAACAAGCATTAGTCGATTTTAGTGCTATTATCAATGGCAATCGTCTAGCTAGAGCACAACAATCACTAAAACACAGTGATATGTTAAAAGATCTATTGGCGCAGTAA
- a CDS encoding endonuclease, which produces MMKLTSKLQLSALTLALGVSTAAQAELIITEYIEGSSNNKAVELTNRGTTTLDLTGYVLNLHSNGGTDARNPQELTGELAAGASIVIYNSRATDSFKKPAPQGIESSVTFFNGDDALTLTLNGVVVDSFGQVGTDPGSSWSGANGFETKDKTLRRLESVTTGDVITYDAFPGDAPQWQVFDKDTADGLGCDGIEACDGSVTPPVDPVDPVEPTPPVELPTAESPLVFSEYIEGGSFNKAIEIGNTSDSALDLTGYSVAMYSNGATDAKYTLDLSGSLTAKGTLVIYNKGAENAFKIADGIESNVTAFNGDDALLLLLNGAVVDSFGQLGTDPGTSWSSGDFNSKDKTLRRKNSVTAGDKVVGDAYPGAGASEWIVLAKDTSDGLGCIGDLVCPDVERVPEELPNDDECTNCPTVAKVADRNTYDENVYYANALVASDEELRGAINKDISKDQKKLTYSEVWTVVTHSDEDPTDAGKVIEIYTGRSIGKGLNAGKIGNSGDAWNREHVWAKSHGFPDQGQYAYTDAHHLRPADASVNSERSNLDFDNGGTPITEAPENAKDSDSFEPRDQMKGDVARMLFYMDVRYEGAAEDKTPDLVLVDRTGTENGTPELGKLCTLYAWHQADPVSDWERNRNDVVYEFQGNRNPFIDRPEWVQQIFGAACGDAPIINTAPTVEIPTVDAVTEGDSVSVTATAVDAEGDELTYLWTQTAGPAVEFDATSATLSFTAPEIDEDTIVAFTLVVSDGEFSVESGVSVAVEAKPAPIHPAVAAAIAYIKRILAYFAWLQSLFSKFWF; this is translated from the coding sequence ATGATGAAACTAACTAGCAAGTTACAACTAAGTGCTTTGACTTTGGCACTAGGTGTTTCAACTGCGGCACAAGCAGAACTGATTATCACCGAATATATCGAAGGTAGTAGTAACAATAAAGCGGTTGAATTAACAAATCGTGGCACAACAACATTAGATTTAACTGGTTATGTGTTAAATCTTCACTCAAACGGCGGTACTGACGCTCGTAATCCTCAAGAACTTACTGGTGAATTAGCCGCTGGCGCAAGCATTGTAATTTACAATAGCAGAGCAACGGATTCATTTAAAAAACCAGCACCACAAGGTATTGAATCTTCAGTTACATTTTTCAACGGTGATGATGCATTAACGCTGACGCTAAACGGTGTTGTTGTAGATAGCTTTGGTCAAGTTGGAACGGATCCTGGTTCTTCTTGGAGCGGTGCAAATGGGTTCGAAACTAAAGACAAAACATTGCGCCGTCTTGAAAGCGTCACTACAGGCGACGTTATTACCTATGATGCCTTCCCTGGTGATGCACCTCAATGGCAAGTATTTGATAAAGATACTGCAGATGGTTTAGGTTGTGACGGCATTGAAGCTTGTGATGGTAGCGTTACACCACCAGTTGACCCTGTTGATCCGGTAGAGCCAACACCGCCAGTTGAGTTGCCAACGGCTGAGTCACCATTAGTTTTCTCTGAATACATCGAAGGCGGCAGTTTTAATAAAGCAATCGAAATTGGTAACACTAGCGATAGCGCATTAGATCTGACTGGCTATTCTGTAGCTATGTACTCTAATGGTGCGACAGATGCTAAGTACACATTAGATCTATCAGGTTCATTAACAGCCAAAGGTACTTTAGTTATTTATAACAAAGGTGCAGAAAACGCATTTAAGATTGCTGATGGTATCGAGTCAAACGTTACTGCATTTAACGGTGATGATGCGTTATTACTATTATTAAATGGCGCTGTAGTTGATAGCTTTGGTCAACTAGGTACAGACCCTGGTACATCATGGTCAAGCGGTGACTTTAACTCTAAAGACAAGACACTACGTCGTAAAAACAGCGTAACTGCTGGTGACAAAGTGGTTGGCGATGCATACCCAGGTGCTGGCGCTAGCGAGTGGATCGTTTTAGCTAAAGACACTAGCGACGGCTTAGGCTGTATTGGTGATTTGGTATGTCCTGACGTTGAGCGTGTACCAGAAGAATTACCAAATGACGACGAGTGTACTAACTGTCCTACAGTAGCCAAAGTTGCTGATCGCAATACTTATGATGAGAACGTTTACTACGCTAACGCGCTTGTTGCTTCTGATGAAGAGCTACGTGGTGCAATTAACAAAGACATCAGTAAAGATCAGAAGAAACTAACTTACAGCGAAGTGTGGACTGTTGTTACTCATTCTGACGAAGATCCAACTGATGCTGGTAAAGTTATTGAAATTTACACTGGTCGTTCAATTGGTAAAGGTCTAAACGCAGGTAAGATCGGTAACAGCGGCGACGCTTGGAACCGTGAGCACGTTTGGGCGAAGAGCCATGGCTTCCCAGATCAAGGTCAATACGCTTACACAGATGCACATCATCTACGTCCAGCTGACGCTTCTGTAAACTCTGAGCGCAGTAATCTTGATTTCGATAACGGCGGTACGCCAATTACTGAAGCACCTGAAAATGCTAAAGATAGCGATTCATTTGAGCCACGCGATCAAATGAAAGGTGATGTAGCACGTATGCTGTTCTACATGGACGTGCGCTATGAAGGTGCCGCAGAAGATAAGACACCAGATCTTGTTCTTGTTGATCGCACTGGCACTGAAAACGGTACGCCAGAACTAGGTAAACTGTGTACGCTTTACGCTTGGCATCAAGCTGATCCAGTAAGTGACTGGGAGCGTAACCGAAACGACGTGGTATACGAGTTCCAAGGTAACCGTAATCCGTTCATCGATCGCCCTGAGTGGGTACAACAAATCTTCGGCGCTGCTTGTGGTGATGCACCTATCATAAACACTGCTCCTACGGTTGAAATTCCTACGGTTGACGCTGTAACTGAAGGTGATTCAGTATCTGTTACTGCAACAGCTGTTGACGCTGAAGGTGACGAGCTAACTTACCTATGGACACAAACAGCGGGTCCTGCTGTTGAGTTTGACGCTACAAGTGCAACATTAAGCTTCACAGCGCCAGAAATTGATGAAGATACAATAGTAGCCTTCACGCTAGTCGTATCTGACGGTGAGTTCTCAGTTGAGAGTGGCGTATCTGTTGCTGTTGAAGCAAAACCAGCACCTATTCATCCAGCAGTTGCAGCGGCAATCGCTTACATCAAGCGTATTCTAGCTTACTTCGCTTGGTTGCAATCTCTGTTCTCTAAATTCTGGTTTTAA
- a CDS encoding endonuclease: MKNKLQLSSLAFALGMTGVANANLIITEYVEGGSSNKAVELTNRGSATIDLTGYVLNLHSNGKTEASNPQALTGTLEAGKSIVIYNANATDAFKKPAPQGIESTVTFFNGDDALTLTLNGAVVDSFGQVGTDPGSSWDGPNGFATSNKTLRRLESVTSGDTVVDDAFPGDTPEWQVFDQDTSDGIGCDGVAACAGSTPTPTPEPTPTPTLESVESPLIFSEYVEGGSNNKAIEIANTSDAAVDLTGYKVSLHSNGKEFNDPTSTYEMSGSLGPKEVFVLYNSGAADEFKILKGAESNVTWFNGDDALLLTLNDKIVDSFGQLGTDPGSSWESGDFNTKDKTLRRKDSVVAGDKAPADEYPGTGVNEWVVLAKDTSNGLGCIGEGECTDVELVDSEAASGVCSNCPELTTVAKQEEYDENKYYANALVAEGAALRAAINKDISKDHKQLTYSEVWTVVTHSDEDPTDDTKVVLIYKGTSIGKGLNAGLAGNGGDNWNREHVWSKSHGFPDQDQWAYTDAHHLRPADASINSERSNLDFNEGGEALTEAPENKKDNDSFEPRDEVKGDVARMMFYMDVRYEGAASDNTPNLVLVKDEVTESGEPEFGNLCTLYKWHQEDPVSDFEKNRNNVVYEFQGNRNPFIDRPEWVQEIFGPACGDAPNLPPVIGTIETVLVDEGESVTITLPVTDAEGDEVTYLWAQTGGYDVEFNATTNELTFTAPNVKGDAKLSFSLTASDGTTSATGNVDVIVSANRNTSSGGIGAFVLALAAMVFVRKRKLA, translated from the coding sequence ATGAAAAATAAGCTACAACTTAGCTCATTAGCTTTCGCATTAGGAATGACTGGAGTAGCAAATGCTAATCTGATTATTACCGAATATGTCGAAGGTGGAAGCAGCAATAAAGCCGTAGAATTAACTAACCGTGGTTCTGCAACTATAGATTTAACGGGATACGTTTTAAATCTTCATTCTAATGGAAAAACAGAAGCTTCGAACCCTCAAGCATTAACAGGTACTTTGGAAGCAGGAAAGAGCATTGTTATATACAATGCGAATGCAACAGATGCATTCAAAAAGCCTGCTCCTCAAGGAATTGAATCAACCGTTACTTTTTTTAATGGTGATGATGCATTAACGCTAACCTTAAATGGTGCAGTTGTTGATAGTTTTGGTCAGGTAGGGACAGATCCTGGTTCATCGTGGGATGGCCCAAATGGTTTTGCTACTTCGAATAAGACACTGCGACGCCTAGAAAGTGTTACTTCTGGTGATACTGTAGTTGATGATGCATTTCCAGGAGATACACCAGAGTGGCAAGTGTTTGATCAAGATACTTCAGACGGCATCGGTTGTGATGGCGTTGCAGCTTGTGCTGGAAGTACACCGACACCAACACCGGAGCCAACACCTACACCAACGCTAGAGAGTGTTGAATCACCTTTAATTTTCTCTGAGTATGTAGAAGGTGGAAGTAACAATAAAGCGATTGAGATTGCTAACACTTCTGACGCAGCGGTTGATTTAACAGGATACAAGGTATCACTTCACTCGAATGGTAAAGAGTTTAACGATCCAACCTCTACTTATGAAATGTCAGGCTCATTAGGGCCAAAGGAAGTCTTTGTTCTTTATAATTCTGGCGCAGCAGATGAATTCAAAATCCTTAAAGGCGCAGAGTCTAATGTGACGTGGTTTAATGGTGATGATGCCCTGCTACTGACGCTAAACGATAAAATAGTCGATAGTTTCGGTCAATTAGGTACAGATCCAGGTTCTTCTTGGGAAAGCGGTGACTTTAATACAAAAGATAAGACTCTGCGTCGTAAAGACAGTGTAGTGGCTGGTGATAAAGCTCCTGCTGACGAATACCCTGGGACAGGTGTGAATGAATGGGTTGTGTTAGCCAAAGACACCAGTAATGGCTTAGGTTGCATTGGTGAAGGAGAATGTACAGATGTGGAGCTTGTTGATAGCGAGGCTGCAAGCGGTGTTTGTAGTAACTGCCCTGAATTGACGACTGTAGCCAAGCAAGAAGAGTATGATGAGAATAAGTACTACGCTAATGCTTTGGTAGCTGAAGGTGCTGCTTTACGTGCTGCTATTAATAAAGATATTAGTAAAGATCATAAGCAATTAACTTACAGTGAAGTTTGGACTGTTGTTACACATTCAGATGAAGATCCAACAGACGATACAAAGGTTGTTTTAATATACAAAGGCACCTCTATTGGTAAAGGGCTGAATGCTGGTTTAGCGGGTAATGGCGGTGATAACTGGAATCGCGAACATGTATGGTCTAAGAGCCATGGCTTCCCTGATCAAGACCAATGGGCTTATACCGATGCCCATCACCTTCGTCCAGCAGATGCATCAATTAATTCTGAACGTAGCAATCTTGATTTTAATGAAGGTGGTGAAGCTTTAACTGAAGCGCCTGAAAATAAGAAAGATAATGATTCATTCGAACCACGTGATGAGGTGAAAGGTGACGTTGCTCGTATGATGTTCTACATGGATGTGCGCTATGAAGGCGCTGCTTCTGACAATACGCCAAATCTAGTATTGGTTAAGGACGAAGTAACTGAGAGCGGTGAGCCAGAGTTTGGTAACCTTTGTACACTTTACAAGTGGCATCAAGAAGATCCTGTGAGTGATTTTGAGAAAAATCGTAATAATGTAGTATACGAGTTTCAAGGTAACCGTAATCCATTTATTGACCGTCCTGAGTGGGTTCAAGAAATTTTCGGCCCAGCCTGTGGTGATGCGCCGAATCTTCCTCCAGTAATTGGTACTATTGAAACAGTGCTAGTTGATGAAGGCGAGTCAGTTACTATAACTTTGCCAGTTACAGACGCAGAAGGTGATGAAGTTACTTATCTATGGGCTCAAACAGGTGGTTATGATGTGGAGTTTAATGCAACAACTAATGAACTAACTTTTACTGCACCAAATGTTAAAGGTGACGCAAAGTTAAGCTTTAGCCTAACAGCAAGTGATGGTACTACTAGCGCGACTGGTAATGTAGATGTCATCGTATCTGCGAACCGCAACACCAGCAGTGGTGGTATTGGTGCGTTTGTATTAGCACTAGCTGCAATGGTATTTGTTAGAAAACGTAAACTTGCATAA
- a CDS encoding RidA family protein: MANKEIIATDNAPAAIGTYSQAVKVDNTVYLSGQIPLVPSTMEMVSEDFEAQVVQVFDNLTAVTKAAGGSMNDIVKLNIFMTDLSNFATVNDVMSRYFEQPYPARAAIEVSALPKGSQVEMDGVMVL, encoded by the coding sequence ATGGCAAATAAAGAAATCATTGCAACAGACAACGCGCCAGCGGCAATCGGTACCTACAGCCAAGCGGTAAAAGTTGACAATACAGTATACCTATCTGGCCAGATCCCATTAGTACCATCGACAATGGAAATGGTTAGCGAAGATTTTGAAGCCCAAGTTGTTCAGGTATTTGACAACCTAACTGCTGTAACCAAAGCAGCCGGCGGCAGCATGAATGACATCGTAAAGTTAAACATCTTTATGACAGACCTAAGCAACTTCGCGACTGTTAATGATGTAATGTCTCGCTACTTCGAGCAACCTTATCCAGCACGTGCGGCCATTGAAGTGAGCGCACTGCCAAAAGGCAGCCAAGTAGAAATGGACGGTGTAATGGTTCTATAA